ACTAATACATGGGGCATTTCAGACCTTAAGGAGAGCGTCTTTATTGGTACGACTCAACCACAAATACTGGTTCGTGTGTTTGTGATTGGTTCATGACTAACAACAAATTCATTGTAGTCTTATCTTCTAAAAAAAGGGGTACTTGTTTCTAACATAAACCACCCCATTtcctggttttcttcttcttttacttcttcttcccctttaaTTTACGTTCCTTCCTTTCCAAATCCACCAACCGAACACCCTCTTTACATTTTATTcctaaaaaaccaaaacctaccatcttcatcttctaatCATGTCCGAACCtattttttcttccccttttctttttcaattagtCACTCATCATCATCTCCACTAAAATCCCCTCCCTAATCTCATTCTCTTTTATCATTTGGATGTGTCACCACCCCTAAActtgtttttttctctgttttgaatcatttcttatttttcgCCGTTTCAAAGTCTCTAAGGTTTCTCCGCCTTTTATGTTAGGGTCTCTCCCAAGGTGAAGACAAGTTAGGGTTTCTTCTCTGCCATTGTTCATGTAATACCTCCGCCTTAGTGCATGTAATCCAtacttctcctctctttctctgctCCTTCTGCCATGATCCTTAGAGCCGCCACTGGTGACGATGTCAACGGCAATGACAATGACGACGAACCTGCTTGAAAAAGCACCCCTTTTCATGGATCATCACCGCCCCACCTTCCATCTTGCTTCATTGCCTCCTGTGCCCGCCCCCCTTCTGCCTTGCTCTAACGCCCTCTATGCTTGCTTCCATTCTGCCTTGCTCCACCACCCTCTGTGCCTGCATCCCTTCAACCCTCCATGCCCACTTTGGTTCTCCATCCGCTATGCCTGCCACCCTTCTACCATacacctccccctccccctcctctgaAGCTCCCCGTTCTGCCCTATCTAGCCTCAGCTCTGTGGTTGGTTATGGTTTTTAGCCATTTTGCCTAGGGGAACCCAAACAAGGGAGGTTTGGAGCATGTTAAAGTAGCATCATTGGTTGTCCACTTCATTACATGGTCTCAGGTAGAGGGTATCCATAGGATCAACTCAGTTTGATCCATGTagctcacacagtgacgaagcagggaCCCCTACCCTCAAATCAATGAAGaaatagaggaggaagagggcATAGCTCCGTATTTAGAGGGTTTTTGAGtgttttctctccccctttccgATTCTTCGAGTAAATTTCGAAGGTCACACTTTCCCTAGGTACATCCGTCGATTACTCCGCTTGAGGAGTGATCCTATCGACTACATTTCTCTCATTGCCATCATAGCCGTTATTATGTCTACATACAAATAACAAAACATCCAAATACAACTGTTATTCTGCTCGAATAACCAATTCCTAATCCATATACGTTCAAATGGGTTGAGAAAGAAGGGTGATGATCCGACCATCTGTCTCCACCTGAGTTGAGGGACAACAACCAATCTGAGATCCATTGCACCTTCGTACAAAGGTACAATCATCACATTTTATTTTGGCATGATGTAGTCCTTTAAGTGTCATggctttagtgtacatagtagctaaattcctctttccttctttttatttgttaaatAGACTTTGATAGGATGCACATTTGTTAGTCTTGCATGAAAACATGAAAATGCgataaagagagaatattcgacATCTAGCATCTGTGAcagaaagaccggtttaactGGGTgagatggggtgctaatacctttCCATCCTCGTAAGCTGACCCCTTACCTATTCTTTGACCAGACCAGATGGAATCATGTGGCTTTATCCGCTAATTCAGATGAAGTCACGttcattgggtcctaggccctaaccctaggtggcgactccatttattATGATTTGTCAAGCATGACCCCTACCCCATGTATGCCAATTAGGACTGATCCTTATATTCCTTTGTCGCCAAAAGGGCCATGAAAACCAACGGATCCCACCCGAAAGGCGGAGGAAGTTCTCGTATCCGGAGGCTATAGTACCTACAATGATATCATTGTGTACTCACACAAAGCGTAAAGTGTCACATTCCTTGATAGGTATCTCATCATTCTTATTTGTAATTGATTTTATCTCTTGAGTTTGGGAACTTTAAAATAGAGCAAGCATTATATTAATTTAGACCGTACTtcgattagtacaaggacctcTTATCCTTAAGAGATTAAGGTGCTTTAGTCTAGATTGTACGTAAATTATTGCTATAACCCTCTCATCCTTGAAAGAGATTTGTAAAAATCCACTTATCcttgaaaaaaatttgtaaaagtGACATTTctccacctattgtattgaaagagaaatactagaaatttctcaaatattgagaggagtggatgcaAACTTGTAAAGTCGCCCACTATAAATCTTATGTCTCCTCTACTTGTGCacttagttatttatttatcgTGAATTGCTTTAATATAATTACATCATATATTTTAATTCACAAACAATCGAAAAAGAGACAAAtccactagtgataacctattcaccccttCTAGGTTATCTCACATGCCCCATTCTACTTATCACTTCAGCACATGATATAATATGGCGAATCCAATCAACAGAGAAATGAGAAAATATGAGTGAGATGATGTGGACTCACCTTTACAAATTTAATAGTGTTCCCAAGGAACAATTCTACTGGCTTGATGGGAAAATCCTTACTATGCTACCACCAGTGCCGAAAGGGATTATTTCTTCTATATTGTCAGGATACAAAATGTTCTCGCAGTTCGGGAGGAGAATTCTTTGTATTCTTCTAACATTGGTGAATATAGATTAAGGGAGTAGAATCGCCCGAAGGCATTAAGCTATGGGCATTAATTTAACGAGTATTAGTCTTGCTAGTTGATTTAAACTATGTCCTAGTTCAAAGGGCACTTTTTGATGGAATAGACAATGTTTTGGTCTAAGAAACATTCCAACTAAGCAGAGTTTTCAGACTCAAGGTGAGAAAAGGGCACCCCAACACCCCGTCCCTACCCCACTCTACCCCTATCCACAACGCCCACTCCACCTTGTCACCCCTGCAAACCCTCCCCCACCCCTACAACCCAACCATCGCCCACACCAACCCCTCTCTCCTTCAACTGCCTGTGAGTCCCCCACCCTCAACCAACTCTTCGTgagcctcccccccccccccctctttgtcTTTGAGTCCTCCATCTCCTTTTGTCGCCCCTCCCACCTCCCTTTGTCACCCATTCCATCTCAACCCCAAAATGGATTTCTTTTGTGCAActaaacaatttcaatttcttgaccaaaaatctagcCTTTTGATTATTAAGCAACcaatttgaaatagaaatcgtAATCCAACCAAAGGGAGCATAAATGGTCATACTAACAACATATCTCAACATTCAAGTGTAAACACTGATTCTTAATCAGATGATTGATATCCCCactcttattttattattttttattgggcaagagatcagTACCTGGTCGTGTGGCCCCTACACCTGTGCGAGGGCTAATGGGAGCACTTGTAGGGGTATCAACATggatgtcattttttatttcacaagggcACGGCGGAAATTTCATatgctcctgtgtctgggcataggaaCCAGACgactaggtagcattctttttcccttttttaatttatataatatataataaagaggaaaaagagagcTGCCTGATCATGAGCACACAAAATTGTCGGATCGAGATCCTCTCCAGCACACTTGTGCGCCGGACGGTGTCCAGCGCACATCGTGTGGCTGGGGGGCTTCGATCCACACCATCGCACATATCCCAGTGCAATGGTGTGTAGATCGAGGCCTCCCCAATCGGACGATGTGCACTGGACATCGTCCCGCACGGGAGAGGATCTCAATCCAAAATTATCACTCTGCCacctgtgaaataaaaaatcctatcCATGTATATGCTCTTGTGCACACTCATTGGCCTGTGCTGATGATGCTAAGGCTACCCTATAATGATTTACTATGGGCCATTCCCTTAAGCCCGAGGTCCTATGAAGCCCAGGGACGAGACATAAAATCCACGAATGGGCCATTTTTGCTAAAGGCCACACGTTAAAGGACCCAAATGATAGGCCCAAAAAGGCTACCTCCGACAACTCCTGCCTTTCGTTCGACTTCGCTCTCGTCTCTCTCTTCGATCGGAAATGTAATCGCTTCCTTCGATTTCTAGGGTTTTCGATGTTCATGTGTTCTCGGAAGATCAGATTTCAGTGGTTGTGTTTTCCGCTCTCATCATCATTCCCAAAATCTTTGATTAGAGACGGCGTTCAGCGCGTCCGATCAGATCTGCAGCTCCTTTGATCGAAAAATCTTATTGTGAGCTCTTTTGCAGTTTGGTTGCAGGATTTGGGGTCACTAAACTGTTCAAGGtgagttttttttcttatgatgATTCTTCATATAGATTCACGAGGTGCCCTTTTCTGGAataaagtttttgtttttgatgaacTGGTGTTCATGCGAGGAATTCTAACTTTTGGTATTTGGTTCTGCAGATGGATGACACGGAGGATGGTGCGAGGTATCCTCCCAACACTTACTCTGTAAATTACCATCAAAATTCCGGTTCGTTGCATCGTCCGAAGCTTCCGTTACGTAACACCTCTTATTCTCAACCCGTCGATAATGAATATGTTGAAGAACAAGACGAAgaaggggaggaagaagaaggagaaggagaaggagaaggagaaggagaagaagacgaaggagaagaagacgaagaagaagatgaagaaggagaagaagaagtagaagaagtagaagtagaagaagaagaggaagaacaagaagaacaagaagaacaagaagaggaggaggaggaagaagaagaggatgaggaagatgaagaaaatgttGCCCAACGAGTTGTAGAAGAAGCCGAGGTCGATGAAGACTATAATGATGATGGCCGATACAATTATCATCGAAGGATTGAAGTAGATGGGGAAGATTCTGAAAGGCACAGGAAAAAACGAAAGCTAAAGAATCTAGCTTTAGGTTATGAGTTTGCACCACGGGTAGCTGCcccttctgctgctgctgctcctcctCCCCCGCAACCGTCTTTTGGCGCTCGGAATTCACCAGTTGATTGGACGGAACATGAGACTTTTGTtttattggatgcttggggTGATCGATTTCTTCAGCTTGGGAGAAAGAGTCTTCGTTCTGATGAATGGCTCGAAGTTGCCAATAAGGTCTCAGAAGAGTCAAATACTGTTAGGACAGACACTCAGTGTCGTAATCGTTTGGAtacattgaagaagaagtacaagaaggagaagatgagaTTAGCAGAAACTGGGAGTGCCACCAGTAAATGGGTTTACTTCAAGAAAATGGATATGTTAATGACGGCATCTCCAAGGCAACCTGGGCTCTCTTGTGGCTTCGATTCAGGAGAGTATGTCTTCATGAATCCTAGAATTTATTTAAATCGCTCTAATGGGTTGGATGAGATGAGGGACAGTCCGGGGAACTCAGAATCTTCAGaaggtggggaggatgattCAGATGGCCTTCCACCTAGGAGGACAAGATTTAGAGAGGATGCGGATGATGGGTCTTCGTTTAGGTTGCTCGCAGATTCAATTCAGAAGTTCGGTGAGATTTATGAGAAGATTGAAAACAGCAAGAGGCAACAAATGGTAGAATTGGAGAAAATGAGGATGGAGTTCCACAGAGATTTAGAAATGCAAAAGAGGCAGATTCTAGAGCGAACTCAGGCTGAGATTGCAAAAATTCGGCAATGTGATGATGAAGACATTGATGTTTCTGCTGAGAACATGAGCGAATGATGTATGTGATATCTTGCCCCTTCTCTTAAGTAACCTTTTAAACTTATCTGCAGATTGAGTtgcttgattttctttttttttttgtgtattgtATAGCTGTACTTTGTTATTTTCTGATAGAACAAGTATATGTTGTGATGCTTGCCAGGGTTATGTCTTTGTCTTTGGAATCATTTGTTATGCTTTCGTTTTAACTGCCAAGCTGAGAACTGCATAGATGTGATATGGGTGTCTTCAGTTCCATGGGCAAATTGTTGGCTCATGAGGGTCCAGTGCCGTGGTTGTGGGCATGGTTTCCATTCAGAGGGGGAGGGTTCCTGCCAGATTTCTAAGCATACCCTGTGTTTCTGACTGTTCTGACTCTGATCCATAACGTGTTGGCCAAAAATTATTCCCAGCAATTAATGATATCAATTTCATTCTCTTTGACCCTTCTAGATAAACAGAAAGCTTACTTTCCATCTCTTTTCCTTGTTGATCAAATTGATTGAGTTCCTGTATACTCCTTTGCAATATTTTGCACCCAAGTCCCTATTGAGATGAAGCTGGGGATCTGGTTTACCTGCAAATGAAAAGAAGTTACATGTGTCTTTTGTGTGTAGTCCGTAATAGTAATGTATGAAGCCAGTTTAACCATCTACATACTTCTCTCTTCCCTAAGAAAAGTTATAGTCATGTTGGACCACTTATTGGACGGTATTTTATGCTTTAGAAACATGAGATTTCTAACAGTAGAATGGTATTGAGATTTGCAAGCAAGAAACTCCCACAACTTTTTAGAGTTTGGTTATACAGCCTTGGAGTGGATTATTTATTTAGTTGGTCAATTTGTTTGTTGTTGATCTTTCCTAGTATCCATTAAATATTTTGATCATCTGTTTTATACACTATAGGCTTCATGCTTTCTTCTAgatgatgcagatccaagcatctgcaagaagaagaagaagaagaagccctaagATTAAGGCCTAGTAGTTGGAGCTTTAGTTTATTTCACTCTTagttattttccatacttagtttttttttccagttgtaaacttaaattgacccggttcagaccatggttcaatttaagtgatttaatcctattggttgttaggttcttatttcctattggtaGATAGGGGATCTTTTAAGTTTTAGCTTTTAATTAAAGTGTCCCACCCCTTCCACGATTAATGTGAGGGAGTGATTCATATTTGTTATAGGATTTGGGCCTTaagccatattataaattaataaaatcgtgggaggctcccccacaattcagaCCTTAAAAAAATCGTTTATTGCTTgatgccattgttgctgctactttgctcctttgagagtgttgccttgtgagtaatatcaaggtgaagggattggtggatctccaatcgactccttgcgtcttTTAGattgggaggatcttcttctcatccccttgcatcttgtagatctgGAGAACTTCAATTTTATCCTTCAAAGCTACTGCCATTGAAGTTCTGCAAAACCAGTAAgtattttacaattttatgcaatcaaccttcttcttctaatcctcaaACCTAAGCCTACTTACTCTCCATTGATCCATCTAACCGTAGGACACTCACAACTCTGTCCAGCTCCATTCCATTATTAGATCCACTCCAAATTCACACCATAGTTGCAGAAGGTtatcccctccactcgatcccatTTCCAGTCCCATCCTAACCACCGAAACCCTTAGCCCCCCCATCTCCATTAAGACCCAAAGCCCTAAAAATCTGTCTAGACCTATCCAGCCATCCAAATATTACAACCGAACCCTCTCCTTATTGCCCCTAGCACTCAACCCAAGGCTCATCCTCAAATTcctaccctaaaccctagttttacctATTTTCCTATTTcgcaaaacccgaaaccctaattttctaaaTTTTAATTTCTCACTCAAACTTCATCAAACCTATTTCACTAGACTTCTAAAAACCTGCCTATCATTATCACATAAGATTTACCCCCATTACCTAAATCCTCAATTCTGCCCCAATCGACCAGCAGATTGGAAGGTGCTGGTTTACTTGACTCCTTGTAGATtctttgtctatctaggactgcATTACCAGGTTCTTTTTTATTACATATTACATATTTTTTAGtgcattttctttgtttcttttgatTTATGTGAGTCGcatctttcatctttttcaaCTTTTTCTCATAAATCTTGGTTATGTTTTTATATGTGATGATTGTTTTAGCCATTTTATCTGTTGTTACCTTTACCAGCTCTCTTATATTTTGTCGCTGCAACTTCGTTCTGTTTATGATCAATGTATGTCTTATAATCATGgtctttttcattttgttaTGTTGAGAATTAAGTTTTTTCATAAATATTGGTTATTCTGCCTTGCCAATGAAAGGGAAAGCTATCGAGAAGTATTGACATCTGTAGAACTAAAAAGAAATTATTGAGATTGCAAGTCAGGAGATTGAAAAGGCTAGCAGGGGTTGGTTTGAGGAAATGGGAtgggaaagaaaatgaaaatgaacaagttgttgtggatttaagGCTGTAACTGACAAATGAAAACAGAGATATGATGTAAGAAAGCAAGGGACTGTGTTGCTTGGGTTTTCCACTTAGATTGTCAAGGGAGTAGCACTGTAGAAACATGTCATTATTAATTCCTGCAAAACGCAGGACTGGTGTTgattcaagaaaaagaaattacttCCTAGGGCTTGTGATTCAAGTTTCTTCATATTTCTTGCATGAGGTGCAGTAATGATACAAAGTTCTGTGCCTTTCCAAgaggtttgggggggggggagagaaaaacTTTATAAAGTTTTTTACAGGTAGATGCTTCTTGGAAAAGTGTTCTTTTTCAAACTGCATGGAGTATTGGTGTAGAGAATCACATGCTGAGACAGGATATACTATATACCGAGTCCTCACTGTTAATTGTTCCTCGAAGGATCATCCTGCTCTAAAGCTCCATCTTTTGATGCTTTCCAGTTTTCTCTATGAATTTTTAGCCTTTCCAAACAATACAAATATATGTCTGGCTtgcagactttttttttttttttttatgtgatgtGGTTTACTGCCATTAGACATGTTTGGATTCTCTGGGTCTCTTCATTTTTAGACTGCTCTCAGTGGTGATCCACTAGCACATAAAACCATGCTGATCAGTAATTTCTTGTGGTTCCTGCGTTGGTATCTGTATGCAGAGTTGATGATTTGagatttttctttcatttgcaTTTTGTGTCATCTCTATGGATGGCAACACGTAGGATTCAATGGGCACTCTCCCTGCCCTTACTGTATCAAATGAATGCTGAAACCATAGCGTTGCTTGGTGGAACTATGGAATAGTTGGGACATCTATATATTTTACAAGTTTGATCATCATGGGCCTTGTGGGACAAGCCAGCTGAGATGTAGTGTTCTCTACCTGCTAGAACAGGCGAGGAGGTGGATGAAGGCGTTTGCAAGGTTCTAGAACTCGGTTTCGACACTGGTTTTTACTAGTCTGAAACCGATATATGGTCGAAACTGATCGAAACCTGGTTTctcccagccaactcgagttggtggtttcgaggtccagaaatgcattttttgctttggttttttctatacaacatatttttgacattctaaacacaatgcatcaactattttcacaaaaaaaaatacactcaAAATGGTATTTGTGGTTATTGACTTAAGTTTACTAGTATACGTACAATGTActaagaatcatagttgtcaaaggaGGCACTTATTtttgccaaatatcatttaagtaaatgttttatatttgttatttcataaataagcaactacgcccctatttgaatccaataaaaatagttaaaatatcaaattccaaaaggataaaaagtcaaccccccagttcaagaacaaaaactggattttcggctgtaggtacaattttcaacttttaaacgctgggggtttttctcaaatatatAAATTCCagaaatcttaatatggtaaaacattgttaaaaaccataagtgcggtaaaatattcatttgttttgatatgtaaaaaaattattttcatttagagcgattttgaatGCATTCGCACACATGTACctgtcaaaccttatttggtgtgcgtgaatgaaaataaaggtgatatatagagctgcaataactatagaggcattaaTTAGCATAAAATTAATAAGTCATACTATAAAATTgtggagagggttattgaaacccatttgagacaagaaactactattacagGGAACGAATTTGGTTtgatgccaggaagatccacgatggaagctatTTACCTAATTAGGAGACTTTtagaaagatttagagattgcaaaaagGATCTCCAAACTCCGAAGGGGGTTACTCAattggcaaggaccaacacctcacaaataagaggtcatgagttcaattCTCCTTGGGGCCTAACTATAAAAAAGCatgaaggatctccatatggtctttgtTGACCTagaaaagcttatgacagagtccttagagagttaatctggcaagtactagagaagagaagtgttttaagtaaatgtggacataattaaagatatgtatgatggtgtggttaCAATTGTAAGAACTATGGGGGGCCacggtagtgaattcccaattacaattgggttacatcaaggatcaactttaagcccttatttgtttgcatttctgatggatgatttaactaaagacattcaagatgaggttccttgttGTATGCTCTTTGCTAAtgatgttttggtggatgagacaaaagtagggtttaacgccaagttagagttatggagatcgaCCTTAgaatcaaaagattttaagataAATAGAACGAAGATGACTTATGTGGTGTGTAACTTttgttacactaggacggataatgaggtggtgaaaattgatgggAGGGAGATtgcgcaaagtgattattttatgtatcttggctcaatcataaataaagaaggtgatttagaggatgatatttcactgagaattaaagtaggatggatgaagtagagaggtgcgtctggagtgATGTGTGATcggcatattcctttaaaacttaaaaagaaatttttataagaCAGTCATACAACtggttatgatgtatggtgcgaaAATTTTTgtaggcagttaagaagcatcatatagataaactcagtgtagcagagatgaggatggtGAGATGGATGGGTGGCAACCGAGGAAGgaaaaagtaaggaatgatcatattagagtttGTTTGGGAGTAGAATGATTATATTAGAGCttgtttgggagtagctccgatacatgattaACAACGAAAAAGTTGTTTGaagtggtatggccatgttcaatggaggcctttggatgcgccagtacggaggagtgatttgattcagattgaaggaagtaaaagagctaggggcagacctaaaatgaccttaggagaagtggtgaggaaagacatgcctagcataggccttgtatcaagtatgacctcgaatagagctgattggaaggcaaggatccatgtagccgaccccatttagttgggataaggctgagatgTTGTTGTATTAGAAATGAAAGACACTCATGTTACTTAATTCTGGTAAGTACAAACGCAATTTATTGCGGTAAGCAAATCTTTGTAACAAAAGAAAAGTACTTTGTTGTCAGATATGAGAGACTCCATACAAATATTAATACTCATCTAATCTAGTTACATAACTGCTCAATTCTACTACAATTGATTTTAGCATTGTTCATATCTGATGGAGTTAACTGGCTGGGTGGAATGATGCTACTGCTTGTCTACTAGGATAtgatacccccccccccaagggtCAAAATACGATAGTACCAGTTTTATGTGTGATGATGTTTAAGTAGATCCAGTTtgctccttttcttcttttttttgcttgttaaagcatctttgttttcctttcttttgctcAGCCTCCTTTGCATGGTCCAACTTGGCTTCCCCAGTGGATTTGCTGAAGGGATTCCACCCCTTCTGCAGCATCAAGCTTCACCCTGGCATTGTCTGTGTCTCAACTTGGTTCAGTTcccttcttccacttttcctGTCTCTTAGTACCGAAGTGGTTGTTCTGACCTTTGTATTCATCCTTTGCATGTGAAGTGTGTCTTTTACTATTTCTGTTATTGCTTTTTTGTCAAACATGGGTTTCTTCAGGATTTCATACCTGTGAGATGGTTCTACAGAATATTGTGAATGAATAAGAAAACCTTGGGGCCTGATTTACTTGCGTGAAAACCCAGTTGAAACTTTGAAAAGCCAAAGTTATTTGTCATTGGAGGTCCACAAGTACCTGATTTGCTTAGACATGTCTCAACTCCTGTTGACATATTAGTTAAAAACTGGATgcctaatatttatttttttattttttggtataaacaCCAACTTTCTTAGTTGTAATGTGCagacataagagagagagagagctatggGTACTATCTCTTTAAAACAGCTACAAGGTTTTTTTTACCCTTGTGTAGgttggaagggtgattttaagagacattaTATCGTTTAAGAGAGATGTAAGATACATGTGGATATGATCAAGAAAcatatggaaatgcttaggatatatgcaaaatacagttttgaagcataaaacactatgaataaataatatgtaaaatatatcatattaaaaaggagaacaaagtacgactagacaagtgcattcaattgattaaaTATAAAGAATGAGGTTTCTTAAATGTATTGTATCAGTTAGTATCTGCGGATACagaaggatacttaaaaccttgcctACGGGGAGGTTCTTCCTATACCACCCTCAACCACACGAGTGTCAAATGAGGGGGAATGGGTTTTTTGGGAGTCGCCGCCTAGATCGTCTAGGACTCATAAATGTGTCTACCTTtcgtggggagggggggggggagagagaatgaaCTCCAATGGGTAAGGCTTCGGTTTGCCCAAATCTCTGTGTAAACTA
The nucleotide sequence above comes from Telopea speciosissima isolate NSW1024214 ecotype Mountain lineage chromosome 3, Tspe_v1, whole genome shotgun sequence. Encoded proteins:
- the LOC122656554 gene encoding trihelix transcription factor ASIL1-like isoform X2 — translated: MDDTEDGARYPPNTYSVNYHQNSGSLHRPKLPLRNTSYSQPVDNEYVEEQDEEGEEEEGEGEGEGEGEEDEGEEDEEEDEEGEEEEEEEDEEDEENVAQRVVEEAEVDEDYNDDGRYNYHRRIEVDGEDSERHRKKRKLKNLALGYEFAPRVAAPSAAAAPPPPQPSFGARNSPVDWTEHETFVLLDAWGDRFLQLGRKSLRSDEWLEVANKVSEESNTVRTDTQCRNRLDTLKKKYKKEKMRLAETGSATSKWVYFKKMDMLMTASPRQPGLSCGFDSGEYVFMNPRIYLNRSNGLDEMRDSPGNSESSEGGEDDSDGLPPRRTRFREDADDGSSFRLLADSIQKFGEIYEKIENSKRQQMVELEKMRMEFHRDLEMQKRQILERTQAEIAKIRQCDDEDIDVSAENMSE
- the LOC122656554 gene encoding trihelix transcription factor ASIL2-like isoform X1: MDDTEDGARYPPNTYSVNYHQNSGSLHRPKLPLRNTSYSQPVDNEYVEEQDEEGEEEEEEEEEDEEDEENVAQRVVEEAEVDEDYNDDGRYNYHRRIEVDGEDSERHRKKRKLKNLALGYEFAPRVAAPSAAAAPPPPQPSFGARNSPVDWTEHETFVLLDAWGDRFLQLGRKSLRSDEWLEVANKVSEESNTVRTDTQCRNRLDTLKKKYKKEKMRLAETGSATSKWVYFKKMDMLMTASPRQPGLSCGFDSGEYVFMNPRIYLNRSNGLDEMRDSPGNSESSEGGEDDSDGLPPRRTRFREDADDGSSFRLLADSIQKFGEIYEKIENSKRQQMVELEKMRMEFHRDLEMQKRQILERTQAEIAKIRQCDDEDIDVSAENMSE